A single genomic interval of Spirosoma linguale DSM 74 harbors:
- a CDS encoding TonB-dependent receptor plug (PFAM: TonB-dependent receptor plug; TonB-dependent receptor~KEGG: mxa:MXAN_4746 TonB-dependent receptor): MKASFYRFLQTAFLGTVLLLWSLNASAQDRRLTGKITGVDGPVPGANVVLKGTQTGTATDADGNYALNIRGASPVLVISAIGFKTLEVAVGNRTSVDVKLEDDATALSEVVVTGYSTENRRDVTGAVSTVKPAQLKVVPSTNVEQQLQGRVAGVTVITNGQPGTTSQVRVRGFGSFGGNQPLYVVDGVPTQSIQYIAPDDIESTTVLKDAASASVYGARAASGVIVLTTKKGQRRAQKLSISYDGLYGVTDPGHGQKILTPQEQADWTWQARKNDIFQAGGTVGPTSFTGIANGQYGSGQTPVLPDYLLVGNQTGVSASAVNLEAERAKYNINPANGAIYNVIPANKAGTDWYGAITRVAPLMRHTLGFSGGTESSRFYLSLGMQKQAGIITYNDFSRYTLRVNTEFDITKKLRFGENVQLAYVSATGLQGSTGSTLGNGTNNNSSVAADENDILLAFRQAPIIPVYNAFGGYAGTAASGFNNARNPVANRIGAKDNINYNLIAFGNAYLEYDVIPALTLRSSLGGTYFSNYNNAYNRSQYENSENNTNYVYNESSNVGLAWTFTNTAQYKQKFGIHDVSVLAGIEALNTGSGRGISGSGLNPFTTDPNYVTIGTTTPGATRSVNSYYGKGNNFYSLFAQARYTFNDKYILTGVVRRDGSSQFGSQNRYGVFPAVSAAWRLSSEDFMKNLPWVSDLKVRGGYGLMGNSNYLSSTNQYNLFGSNAGNSYDITGANTSVQAGYYRSQIGNAAAKWETSITSNVGIDGAFFNNKLEVVLDFWQKDTKDLLYPLALPGVVGVRANAPYVNVASMRNKGIDLLITTRGNVVGDLGYEVTAVGSILDNKITAIAPSVPYFTANGQRLSSPVVRNQPGHDLSSFYGYNVIGLFNSKAEVDGAPTQPGAAPGRFRYQDINGDGKIDDADRTFLGSPIPKFTGSLTLTLKYKGFDLNTQVYASLGNKIFNNSKWYTDFYPSFPGAAVSQRVKDSWLPTHTDTKVPIFENTSNFSTNTESNSYYVENGSYGRMQYLTLGYTFPASVLNRANLSRLRLSLSATNLFTITKYSGLDPAVGGSADQNFGIDIGNYPVTRGYNVGLSFGF, encoded by the coding sequence ATGAAAGCATCGTTCTACAGATTTCTGCAGACCGCTTTTCTGGGTACAGTATTATTACTGTGGAGCTTGAACGCTTCCGCCCAGGACCGTCGCCTAACGGGTAAAATCACGGGCGTTGATGGACCGGTACCCGGGGCCAACGTTGTACTTAAAGGTACCCAAACGGGTACTGCCACTGATGCTGACGGCAACTATGCGCTGAACATTCGGGGTGCTAGCCCGGTGCTGGTGATATCAGCCATTGGCTTCAAAACTCTGGAAGTAGCTGTAGGTAACCGCACGTCGGTTGACGTAAAGCTCGAAGACGACGCCACCGCCCTGAGCGAGGTTGTTGTAACAGGTTATTCGACAGAAAACCGTCGGGATGTAACCGGCGCAGTATCTACCGTAAAGCCCGCCCAACTGAAAGTTGTGCCATCAACAAACGTTGAACAGCAATTGCAGGGCCGGGTAGCTGGTGTAACCGTTATTACAAACGGCCAGCCTGGTACGACTAGCCAGGTTCGGGTACGGGGTTTTGGTTCGTTTGGTGGTAACCAGCCTTTGTACGTTGTTGATGGTGTACCAACCCAGAGCATCCAGTACATTGCTCCGGATGATATCGAGTCAACTACGGTTCTTAAAGATGCGGCTTCGGCATCCGTTTATGGAGCACGTGCTGCATCGGGCGTTATTGTATTGACAACCAAGAAAGGCCAGCGCCGGGCTCAGAAACTGAGCATTAGCTACGATGGCTTGTACGGTGTTACCGACCCAGGTCATGGTCAGAAAATTCTGACGCCACAGGAACAGGCTGACTGGACCTGGCAGGCCCGCAAAAACGATATTTTTCAGGCTGGCGGAACAGTTGGTCCAACTAGCTTTACGGGTATTGCTAATGGTCAGTACGGATCGGGACAAACACCTGTTCTGCCAGATTATTTGCTGGTAGGCAACCAGACAGGCGTATCAGCATCTGCAGTAAACCTGGAAGCAGAGCGTGCAAAGTATAACATTAACCCTGCCAATGGAGCCATTTACAATGTTATTCCCGCCAACAAGGCAGGAACAGACTGGTATGGTGCCATCACTCGCGTAGCTCCCCTGATGCGTCACACACTGGGCTTCTCCGGTGGCACAGAGTCGAGCCGGTTTTACCTAAGTCTGGGTATGCAGAAACAAGCTGGTATTATCACCTACAACGACTTCTCGCGTTATACGTTACGCGTGAACACGGAATTTGATATTACAAAGAAACTGCGGTTTGGCGAGAACGTGCAGTTGGCCTATGTTTCGGCAACGGGTCTGCAGGGTAGCACAGGAAGCACACTTGGTAATGGCACCAACAATAACTCCAGCGTTGCGGCCGATGAAAACGATATCCTCCTGGCGTTTCGTCAGGCACCGATCATCCCTGTATACAACGCATTCGGTGGTTATGCAGGTACAGCAGCATCGGGCTTTAACAACGCCCGGAACCCGGTGGCTAACCGTATCGGAGCGAAGGACAACATCAACTACAACCTGATTGCGTTTGGTAATGCTTACCTGGAGTATGATGTCATTCCGGCGTTAACACTGCGCAGTAGCCTGGGCGGTACCTATTTCAGCAACTACAACAATGCGTATAACCGGTCTCAATACGAAAACTCGGAGAACAATACGAACTATGTATATAACGAATCGTCGAACGTTGGGTTAGCCTGGACGTTCACCAATACGGCTCAGTACAAACAGAAGTTTGGCATTCATGATGTTAGCGTTCTGGCAGGTATCGAAGCGTTGAACACAGGAAGCGGTCGGGGTATCAGTGGCTCCGGACTGAACCCATTCACGACAGATCCAAACTACGTAACCATCGGCACGACAACGCCGGGCGCTACGCGTAGTGTAAATAGCTACTACGGCAAGGGCAATAACTTCTATTCTTTGTTTGCTCAGGCGCGTTATACGTTCAATGACAAGTATATCCTTACGGGTGTAGTTCGTCGGGATGGTTCGTCGCAATTTGGTTCTCAGAACCGCTACGGGGTATTCCCCGCTGTTTCGGCGGCCTGGCGTCTGTCATCCGAAGATTTTATGAAGAACCTGCCGTGGGTATCTGATTTGAAAGTACGTGGTGGCTATGGCTTGATGGGTAACTCGAACTACCTGAGTTCGACAAACCAGTACAATCTGTTTGGTTCCAATGCAGGTAACAGCTACGACATTACAGGGGCCAACACATCGGTACAGGCCGGTTACTACCGTAGCCAGATTGGTAATGCTGCCGCCAAGTGGGAAACCAGTATCACGTCAAACGTTGGTATAGACGGTGCTTTCTTTAACAACAAGTTAGAAGTAGTTCTTGATTTCTGGCAGAAAGACACAAAGGACCTGCTCTATCCGCTGGCTCTCCCGGGCGTAGTTGGTGTTCGTGCCAATGCTCCTTACGTGAACGTAGCCAGCATGCGCAACAAAGGTATTGACCTCCTCATTACAACGCGGGGTAACGTAGTTGGCGATCTGGGCTATGAGGTTACAGCCGTTGGAAGTATCCTGGATAACAAGATCACAGCCATTGCGCCATCGGTACCTTACTTCACCGCCAATGGTCAGCGCTTAAGCTCTCCTGTTGTTCGTAACCAGCCTGGTCATGATCTGTCGTCTTTCTATGGCTACAACGTAATTGGTCTCTTCAACAGCAAAGCAGAAGTTGATGGTGCTCCTACGCAACCGGGTGCGGCTCCGGGTCGTTTCCGTTACCAGGATATTAACGGTGATGGTAAAATCGACGACGCCGACCGTACATTCCTGGGAAGCCCGATTCCTAAGTTTACGGGTAGCCTGACGCTGACGCTGAAGTACAAAGGATTCGACCTGAACACACAGGTGTATGCGTCGCTTGGTAACAAGATCTTTAACAACTCGAAATGGTACACCGACTTCTATCCTTCGTTCCCGGGGGCGGCTGTTAGCCAGCGTGTGAAAGATTCGTGGTTGCCAACG
- a CDS encoding protein of unknown function DUF814 (PFAM: protein of unknown function DUF814; Fibronectin-binding A domain protein~KEGG: hypothetical protein), protein MHTNFYFLKQLGPALEGHLLPKSSGPNSHVNESITGLRFMACFSQDRDEVVLIFAQARGKINYYKPFYIKASLRPDFSGLFFPESVQRARTNSVDLFESIVGEPGKERAVIGVRTFLNERCLAIVLEDDVALVFKFFGNRPNLLAFQGNEVVDLFNRQLATDAQLLLDGFDRPIDQSYAAFEQANFDRRKLFPTFGKVVNRWIDEQEAKRAVRGGSEKWAVLQDALYQLEHPHYFLIRLEHKPTLSLLPFNDLPADTPQREFTDPIEAANRFYTSFNGLTVFEHEKANLLKLLEKRRKRAESQIDVSLQRLLSKEEGASHEEKGHILMANLHEIPSTPGMKSPERVALYDFYRDRPLVIKLKPDLTPQKNAENYYRKAKNEKLEEQHFSDQIAAREAEIVRIDQQKIDLEAIKTLKDLRRYIKQHNLLAETNYASAGEAAPLFKEVVFDSFRILIGRNDKNNDLLTQRYTYKDDLWLHARDVSGSHVVIKYQAGKSFPKRVIERAAELAAWYSKRKMDSLCPVTVTPKKYVRKPKGLAEGQVIIEKEDVVLVVPKGE, encoded by the coding sequence ATGCATACCAACTTTTATTTCCTTAAGCAACTTGGACCTGCTCTAGAAGGGCACCTGTTACCTAAATCGTCTGGTCCGAATAGCCACGTCAATGAATCCATTACCGGCCTCCGCTTTATGGCGTGTTTTAGTCAGGATCGGGACGAGGTAGTTCTTATATTTGCCCAGGCCAGAGGGAAGATTAATTATTATAAACCTTTCTATATCAAGGCGAGTCTCCGCCCCGATTTCTCCGGCTTATTCTTTCCGGAAAGCGTACAACGTGCGCGTACAAACAGCGTAGACTTGTTCGAGTCTATCGTTGGAGAGCCCGGTAAAGAACGAGCAGTTATTGGTGTACGGACGTTTCTGAATGAGCGCTGCCTGGCCATTGTACTGGAAGATGATGTTGCGTTAGTCTTTAAATTCTTCGGTAATCGTCCCAATCTGTTAGCATTTCAGGGAAACGAAGTAGTTGACCTATTCAACCGGCAACTGGCGACAGATGCTCAGCTCCTGTTGGATGGTTTTGACCGGCCTATCGACCAATCGTATGCCGCTTTTGAGCAGGCAAACTTCGACCGCAGAAAACTCTTCCCAACGTTTGGCAAAGTAGTAAACAGGTGGATCGACGAACAGGAGGCAAAGCGGGCCGTTAGGGGAGGGTCCGAGAAGTGGGCTGTCCTTCAGGATGCGTTGTACCAATTGGAGCACCCGCACTACTTCCTGATTCGGCTGGAGCACAAGCCAACACTTAGCCTGCTACCGTTCAATGACTTGCCCGCTGATACGCCCCAACGTGAGTTTACTGACCCCATCGAAGCGGCCAACCGATTTTATACGTCGTTTAACGGATTGACCGTATTTGAGCATGAGAAAGCGAACCTGCTGAAACTGCTCGAAAAGCGTCGGAAACGGGCCGAGTCGCAAATTGATGTATCTCTGCAAAGGCTTCTATCGAAGGAAGAGGGAGCCAGCCATGAAGAAAAGGGACATATTCTAATGGCTAATTTACACGAGATTCCATCTACTCCCGGCATGAAGTCGCCGGAACGGGTTGCCCTATACGATTTCTACCGGGACCGGCCTTTGGTTATTAAACTTAAGCCTGACCTTACTCCGCAGAAGAATGCAGAGAACTATTACCGGAAGGCTAAGAACGAAAAACTCGAAGAACAGCATTTTTCTGACCAGATAGCGGCCCGCGAAGCCGAAATCGTTCGAATAGACCAGCAAAAGATAGATTTGGAAGCAATAAAAACGCTGAAAGATCTTCGTCGGTATATTAAGCAACATAATCTGCTGGCCGAAACAAACTATGCCAGTGCTGGGGAAGCAGCACCACTTTTTAAGGAGGTTGTATTCGACTCGTTCCGCATTCTGATTGGCCGGAATGACAAGAATAATGACCTTCTTACCCAGCGCTATACGTACAAGGATGACTTATGGCTTCATGCACGCGATGTTTCGGGCTCGCATGTCGTCATAAAATATCAGGCTGGTAAATCATTCCCAAAGCGGGTTATCGAGCGAGCCGCCGAATTAGCTGCCTGGTATTCCAAACGAAAGATGGACAGCTTATGTCCGGTTACGGTGACCCCCAAAAAGTATGTTCGCAAACCTAAAGGGTTAGCAGAAGGGCAGGTTATAATCGAGAAAGAAGATGTTGTACTGGTTGTACCAAAAGGGGAGTAG